The following is a genomic window from Pseudothermotoga thermarum DSM 5069.
CGAAGATTCTCGAAGTACTCAGAAACCACACATTTGAAGCTCCATATGTGCTCAGTGGTAAGATAAAGTTTGGACCAGATGGTCAGAACATTTACAACCCCAACGTCATGACGCAGATAATCAACGGTGTCTACGAGGTTGTCTGGCCTGAGCGGTTCAGAACAAAGGAACCAGCCGTTCCAATGCCAGATTGGTCAAAGAGGTAAAAAATCGAGATCTGTTGCTGAGAGTTTATAAGGGGGACGTTGTCCCCCTTTTCAAAATTTTCAGAGAGAGGGGTGTTTATGCTAGGACAACTGATTCTCACAGGTATCTTGATAGGATCAGTGTATTCTTTGGTTGCAGTTGGTCTTACTCTCGTATGGGGATTGATGGATATAATCAACTTCGCTCACGGCGACTTTATGATGATATCAATGTACGTAGTTTTTTGGCTTTACAGTCTTTTTAATCTCGACCCTCTCGTTTCTTTACCTGTGGCAGCCGGTGTGGCAGCATTGCTTGGACTAGTAACCTATCAGTTCGTGATCAAACGGGTTCTCAATGCTCCTGGTTTGATGCCGTTGCTCGCAACTTTTGGTTTAAGTCTGTTCATTAGGAATCTTGCACAGTTCCTATGGAGCCCGAACTATCGTTTTGTTAGTCAGTCCTTAGTGAGTGACAAGAGATTTTTTGTCGGTAGCCTCGTAATAGGTCTGCCCCAACTGGTAGCTGCACTTGGAAGTGTCACTATGACGTTACTAATTGCTTTGTTCATTAAAAAAACCAAAACAGGAAAAGCTATTCAAGCTACTGCTCAGAGTAGGGATATAGCCGAATTGATGGGTGTTAATACCCAAAGAATATACGCCATAACTTTTGCTTTATCCGGCGTTTGCGTCGGTGTTGCAGGCACATTTCTCTCGAATATCTTTCCTGTTTACCCGGAATCAGGTGCCATGTATGGGTTGCTGGCATTCGTTATTGTAGCGTTGGGTGGTTTTGGAAACATCTGGGGTGCCTTCTATGCAGGATTATTGATAGGATTAACCGAGACTCTCGGCGGATTCTACTTAGGAACACAGTTCAAATATGCTCTTGCTTTCTTAATATATCTACTTGTTTTGCAGTTCAGACCTAAGGGTCTATTTGGATGGTGATGATGCGTATGATGCAAAAATTCAGGCTACTTATGATTCTCATGATTTTGCTTTTCATACTTCCGCTTATTGTCAGAGAAGTTCATTTCCAACATACGATGATAATGCTTGTACTCTTCGCTGGGCTTGGCGAAGCCTGGAACATCATAACAGGTTTTGGAGGCCAGACCTCCTTCGGACATGCAGCGTTTTTTGGTATAGGAGCGTATACATCGACTGTTTTATTCCACAAATTCGGTATTTCTCCGTGGGTTGGAATGCTTCTAGGGGCTGTTGCAGCGACTGTAGTAGCTGTTCTTGTGAGTTATCCTTGTTTTAGGCTAAAAGGGCATTATTTTGCAATAGCAACGCTAGCGGTTGCAGAGATCATCAAGCAATTGTTCATCAGCTGGGATTATGTTGAAGGCGCTACAGGAATATCTATTCCCGTTGTAAAGGATAGTTTCGTTGCTATGCAATTTCATCAATCAAAGATCCCATACTTCGTAATAGCTTATCTTTTATTCCTTATTTCTACAATCGTTGCAATCGTAATTGAGCAAAACAAGATGGGATATTATTTGAAAGCTCTTAGAGAAAGCCATGAAGCAGCTGAGGCGCTTGGTATAAATACCACCAATTATAAACTTTCAGCAATGGCAATAAGCGCAGCATTAACTGCTGTCATGGGAACAGTCTATGCTCAGTATATCCTGTACATCGACCCTTTTATGGTTTTTGGACTTGATATTTCGATGAAAATAGTACTTTTAACTGTCCTTGGTGGAATTGGAAATATATATGGTCCGATAATCGGTGCCAGTATATTGATACCACTTTCTGAGTATACTCGTGTAAGCTTGGGAGGCACAGGAAAAGGTATAGACTTGATGATTTACGGTGTACTGATAGTGCTTATCGTATGTTTTGAACCAAAGGGAATAATAGGAATCGTTAGGACTTTTAGAAGAAGGAGTGTCAGCTATGGCAAGACCGCTGCTTGAAGTAAATGGTATCACGATGAAATTCGGAAGCCTTGTCGCAAACGACAACGTTTCCTTTGTAGTTAACGAAGGAGAAATAGTCAGTTTAATCGGTCCAAACGGTGCAGGAAAGACCACACTTTTTAACTGTATAAGTGGTTTTTACAAGCCTTTTTCTGGAAAAGTGTTGTTTGATGGCAAGGATATCACAGGTAAAAAACCACATCAAATAGCAAAGATTGGTTTGACAAGGACCTTTCAAATAGTCAAACCACTTCTTGATATGACGGTTTTCGATAATGTGCTTACTGGTGCTTTTTTGAGAGCAAAGACCAGAAAAGAGGCAGAAAAAATAGCAAACGAAGTTCTCGAATTAACGCACCTTTACGATAAAAGATTTATGCTTGCGGCAAACCTAACGATAGCCGATAAAAAGAGGTTGGAAATAGCGCGCGTCTTGGCAACACAACCACGAATGATAATGCTCGACGAAGCTATGGCAGGTTTGAACCAAACGGAGATAAAAGAAGCTGTGGAACTGTGTCTTAAGCTCAATCAACAAGGAATCACATTGCTTATCGTAGAACACATCATGGAAGCGATTATGCCTATTTCAAACAGAATAGTTGTCCTTAATGCTGGTAAAAAGATAGCAGAAGGTTCTCCAGAGGAAATTGCAAACAACGAAGAGGTTATAAAAGCCTACTTGGGGGAGAGATACCATGCTAAGAGTAAAGAATCTAACCGTCGGGTATAACAGCGTACCAGTTGTTTTTGATGTTTCAATTGAGGTTAAAGAAGGCGAATTTGTTGCAATCATAGGCTCAAATGGTGCTGGAAAATCAACCATTTTGAAAACAATAGCGGGTTTGTTAAAACCGATGTCAGGTGAAATTGAATTTTTGGGCAAGAAGATACACACTCTTCCAGCACATGAAATAGTCAAGCTTGGTATCGCTATGGTCCCAGAAGGAAGACATGTTTTCGGAAAAATGAGTGTGTTGGACAATCTCCTCATGGGAGCTTACACGATAAAAGATAAAGAGAGAATAAAGCAAAATATTGAAAAAATGTTTGAGATTTTTCCAATCCTCAAAGAAAGACAAAATCAAAAGGCTGAGACACTTTCCGGTGGAGAGCAACAAATGCTTGCCATCGCTCGTGCTTTGATGGCTGAACCAAAACTTTTGCTCGTAGATGAAATGTCTCTTGGCTTGATGCCCTTGATGGTTGAAAAAGTTTTTGACATCATGATAAAGGTCAAGAGTACAGGGATATCTATTCTTATGGTTGAGCAAAGAGTTCAAGAATCGCTTGAAATAGCAGATAGAGCCTATGTTCTTCAAACAGGTAGAATTGTAGCAGAAGGAGAAGCAAGAAAACTGTTGGAAAGCGATTTGATAAAACGAGCTTATTTGGGAATGTAGATGTGATAAAATATTTTCACAGCAAAGGAGGTGCAAAAAATTGAAAGCACAAATTGGGGTCGTAGGTTTAGCCGTTATGGGACAAAATCTTGCTCTAAACATTGCTAGGAAAGGTTATATTGTAGCAGTTTATAACAGAACTTCGGAAAGAACAAAAAACTTTGTAGAACAAAGAGTCAAAGGTGAGAAAATTGTTGCTGCATATGATCTAAAGAGCTTTGTGGAATCGTTAGAAAGACCAAGGAAAATTATTTTGATGGTTAAAGCCGGTTCTCCTGTTGATGAAATGATCGATGAACTTTTACCTTATCTTCAAGAGGGAGATCTTTTGATCGATGCTGGAAATTCTCATTACGAAGATACGAACAGAAGACTTGAAAGACTCTCAAAGATGGGAATATTGTTCCTTGGAACAGGAGTATCAGGTGGAGAATACGGAGCTTTGCATGGTCCATCCATAATGCCAGGAGGAACAAAAGAAGCTTACAAATTGGTTGAAGAAATTTTTTTGAAAATTGCTGCAAAGACGGAAGATGGTCCATGCTGCACGTACGTCGGAGATTATTCAGCAGGTCATTTTGTTAAAATGGTTCACAATGGCATTGAGTACGCAATAATGCAAGCCATAGCAGAAGTTTACGATATCATGAGAAAAGTGCTTGGCTTGCAACCAAAGGAAATAGGAGAGATTTTCAAAAAGTGGAATGAAGGCGAACTGTCATCGTTCCTTGTCGAAATAACCTACAAGATAATGGAGAAAATCGATGAAGAAACAGGAAAACCAATGGTTGATGTGATACTCGATAAAGCAGAACAAAAAGGCACTGGAAAATGGACGGTTGAAGCTGCTTTGGATTTAGGAGTACCAACTCCTTCTTTAAACCTTGCAGTTGTTGCAAGGGTTCTTTCACACTTCAAACAACAAAGAATGGAATTGTCAAAGCTCTATTGGCAAAAGCCAATTGTTAAAGCAGATAAGAATTTGATCGAATATCTTGAAAAAGCTTTGAGCCTGGCAATGTTTCTTGCATACTCACAAGGGCTTTGGTTGATAAGCGAAGCTTCAAAAGCTTTCAACTATGGAGTAAACCTGCTGGAAATTCTTAGAATTTGGAAAGGCGGTTGCATAATCAGAGCAAAAATGATTGATTTTTTGAGAGAAATATTGAAAGAGAATCCTTCCAACGTGAACTTGCTTGAAAGCCAAAAAACGGTGGAATATCTAAAGCCAAGGATTGAACCTACGTTGAAGGTTTGCCAAATCGCAAGGGAAGCTCAAATACCAACACCCGTTTTGAATTCTTCTCTTGATTATTTGTTCTCGATGAAAGAAGCAAACTTACCGGCAAATCTGATTCAAGCTCAAAGAGACTTCTTCGGTGCCCACACATTCGAAAGAATTGATAAACCTGGTATCTACCATATAGAATGGCAACCTCTTGAATAAAAAAGGCGGGTTTTTCACCCGCCTTTTTATAACTTTGGCATGAGATGTTTAACCGATTCATACAACTCTTTGAATATCTCATAGTATTTGTCGTAAATCTGTTTGTTTTGAGGATCTGGTTCGACAACTTCTTTGTATCTGACCCATTCTTTTATCCTTTCAGGTCTGTCTATAACGCCCACTCCAAGTCCTGCCAAGAATGCATCTCCAAACGGTGCCTCAACAAGGCTAGCAACTTGTCTCATCTTAAAGCCGGTGACATCCGCAAAAATTTTGACCCAAACATTTGACTTTGAAACTCCTCCAACAATCCAGCATTCGTCGCTCAACTTCAAGCCGGCTTTCATACCCTCTTCCATGTTGTGCCTCAGCGCGTAAGCTGCACCTTCCATCAATGCTCTATAAATGTGTGCCCTTTTGTGGTAAAGTGTTACACCAAAGATGACGCCTTTTGCAAACGGATCCCATATTGGAGATCTTTCGCCCATAAAGTAAGGCAAAACCACTATGCCTTCACTTCCTGCTGGAATATTTGCAACTTCCTTGTCGAACAGTTGGTAAGGTGAAATACCCGTTCTTTCTCCAACGACGGTTTCAGTTTCTCCAAACTGTTCTTTAAACCATCTTGCCAAAGCCCCAGTTGTTGCTGAACCACCGAATGTGTAGATTCTTTCGGTGTCGTAAACTACATAAGGATAGCTCACCAGACCAAACGGAAGCTTCTCACCCTTGTGAACCGTTCCCCAGCAGGTAGATGTGCCAACCATTGCAACATGTTCACCTTCTTCGAGTGCACCTGCAGAAAGCTGGGCAACCGGAGCATCAATGCCACCAGCAACTATCGGTGTTCCTTCAAGTAAACCGCACAGTTGAGCAGCCTCTTTCTTCACTTTGCCAACTACATCTGAAGATTTGACTATTCTTTCTGGTAAGTATTCCTTCGGTATTCCCAAAGCTTTGCACATTTCATCAGACCAAGTTAGCTTTTTCAGATCAAACACTCCACCCAAGTTTCCAGCCGAGGAATAGTCGGTAACTATTTCACCGGTTAAAAGGTATATCACGTAATCTTTTGGGGAAATGAACTTGTAGATCTTTTTCCATATCTCTGGTTCGTTGTTTCTGATCCACATGATCTTTGTAAAGCCAAAATAGGAATCCACGTAGTTACCGGTGATGCCAAATATCATATCCTTTGGAATGTTCTTCTTGACCCATTCTGTTTCTTCAACTGCCCTTCTGTC
Proteins encoded in this region:
- a CDS encoding FGGY-family carbohydrate kinase; this translates as MYLLGSDIGTQGTKTVLVDEKGNVIAEASREYQVITPRPNWAEQWPDTWAKAVFETVKEVVEKSNVPKNQIAGLAISGLYGGSGVPVDKDMNPLRPCLIWMDRRAVEETEWVKKNIPKDMIFGITGNYVDSYFGFTKIMWIRNNEPEIWKKIYKFISPKDYVIYLLTGEIVTDYSSAGNLGGVFDLKKLTWSDEMCKALGIPKEYLPERIVKSSDVVGKVKKEAAQLCGLLEGTPIVAGGIDAPVAQLSAGALEEGEHVAMVGTSTCWGTVHKGEKLPFGLVSYPYVVYDTERIYTFGGSATTGALARWFKEQFGETETVVGERTGISPYQLFDKEVANIPAGSEGIVVLPYFMGERSPIWDPFAKGVIFGVTLYHKRAHIYRALMEGAAYALRHNMEEGMKAGLKLSDECWIVGGVSKSNVWVKIFADVTGFKMRQVASLVEAPFGDAFLAGLGVGVIDRPERIKEWVRYKEVVEPDPQNKQIYDKYYEIFKELYESVKHLMPKL
- a CDS encoding ABC transporter ATP-binding protein; amino-acid sequence: MARPLLEVNGITMKFGSLVANDNVSFVVNEGEIVSLIGPNGAGKTTLFNCISGFYKPFSGKVLFDGKDITGKKPHQIAKIGLTRTFQIVKPLLDMTVFDNVLTGAFLRAKTRKEAEKIANEVLELTHLYDKRFMLAANLTIADKKRLEIARVLATQPRMIMLDEAMAGLNQTEIKEAVELCLKLNQQGITLLIVEHIMEAIMPISNRIVVLNAGKKIAEGSPEEIANNEEVIKAYLGERYHAKSKESNRRV
- a CDS encoding ABC transporter ATP-binding protein → MLRVKNLTVGYNSVPVVFDVSIEVKEGEFVAIIGSNGAGKSTILKTIAGLLKPMSGEIEFLGKKIHTLPAHEIVKLGIAMVPEGRHVFGKMSVLDNLLMGAYTIKDKERIKQNIEKMFEIFPILKERQNQKAETLSGGEQQMLAIARALMAEPKLLLVDEMSLGLMPLMVEKVFDIMIKVKSTGISILMVEQRVQESLEIADRAYVLQTGRIVAEGEARKLLESDLIKRAYLGM
- a CDS encoding branched-chain amino acid ABC transporter permease, which codes for MLGQLILTGILIGSVYSLVAVGLTLVWGLMDIINFAHGDFMMISMYVVFWLYSLFNLDPLVSLPVAAGVAALLGLVTYQFVIKRVLNAPGLMPLLATFGLSLFIRNLAQFLWSPNYRFVSQSLVSDKRFFVGSLVIGLPQLVAALGSVTMTLLIALFIKKTKTGKAIQATAQSRDIAELMGVNTQRIYAITFALSGVCVGVAGTFLSNIFPVYPESGAMYGLLAFVIVALGGFGNIWGAFYAGLLIGLTETLGGFYLGTQFKYALAFLIYLLVLQFRPKGLFGW
- the gndA gene encoding NADP-dependent phosphogluconate dehydrogenase; protein product: MKAQIGVVGLAVMGQNLALNIARKGYIVAVYNRTSERTKNFVEQRVKGEKIVAAYDLKSFVESLERPRKIILMVKAGSPVDEMIDELLPYLQEGDLLIDAGNSHYEDTNRRLERLSKMGILFLGTGVSGGEYGALHGPSIMPGGTKEAYKLVEEIFLKIAAKTEDGPCCTYVGDYSAGHFVKMVHNGIEYAIMQAIAEVYDIMRKVLGLQPKEIGEIFKKWNEGELSSFLVEITYKIMEKIDEETGKPMVDVILDKAEQKGTGKWTVEAALDLGVPTPSLNLAVVARVLSHFKQQRMELSKLYWQKPIVKADKNLIEYLEKALSLAMFLAYSQGLWLISEASKAFNYGVNLLEILRIWKGGCIIRAKMIDFLREILKENPSNVNLLESQKTVEYLKPRIEPTLKVCQIAREAQIPTPVLNSSLDYLFSMKEANLPANLIQAQRDFFGAHTFERIDKPGIYHIEWQPLE
- a CDS encoding branched-chain amino acid ABC transporter permease; this translates as MQKFRLLMILMILLFILPLIVREVHFQHTMIMLVLFAGLGEAWNIITGFGGQTSFGHAAFFGIGAYTSTVLFHKFGISPWVGMLLGAVAATVVAVLVSYPCFRLKGHYFAIATLAVAEIIKQLFISWDYVEGATGISIPVVKDSFVAMQFHQSKIPYFVIAYLLFLISTIVAIVIEQNKMGYYLKALRESHEAAEALGINTTNYKLSAMAISAALTAVMGTVYAQYILYIDPFMVFGLDISMKIVLLTVLGGIGNIYGPIIGASILIPLSEYTRVSLGGTGKGIDLMIYGVLIVLIVCFEPKGIIGIVRTFRRRSVSYGKTAA